AAGCTTACCTGTGTCATGAAACAGTGCACCAATGCCGACTAATTCTATTTCATTGCGGCTCCAGTTTAGCTCTTTTGCTATTAGCATAGATAAAATGGAGACATTGAGAGAGTGGAAATAGATCCCGTCATCATTTTTAGCATCGGTCATCAAGTGCAAAACTAACTTATCTGAGGTTAATAACTGCTCGCAGATATTATGGATAAGCTCTTTTGCATCATTCACAGCATTTAAAGGGCGATTTCGCAATTTTCCCATCAGACTGCGGATCATCGCTATAGAACGATCGAAGTGTTGTTCTGTCTTCTGCAGCTGGCGCCTGAGGCTTTTATGGGCTTCTATGCTTTCTGCTTTTTGCTGACTAAGATCCTCAGATAATTGATCTAAATTGCTATCAACAATTGGCTGATCTTTCGTTCTGGCATCTTCAAGTGTCAGCACGGCAGTATCACTACGATCCAGTATGACAAAGACATGCTCAATCCCCAGGTTCTTGATTAACTCAATCTGGGCTTGTTGTCTTATTTTAAAACTACTGAAGAGAAAAGGGTGATCTTTCCATGAAATAGGTAGTCGAATGAAATTACCTACCTGCAGTTGCTTTACTGCTACTTTACAACTATTTGGCATATGTATTTGTGTGAGTCTTCCTTAATTTGCTATTTTAACGGAACTTATATTATTTACAATTGCTTAACGCATATGTTTACAATTATGCGAAGGCAAGCAGGTTGAGAGTATCTAATGGATTTTATTGAAATATACCCGAATGCACTTCCCGACGATCTTTGTGATCAGCTCGTACATGCCTTTGAGCAACACCCTGGCGTGTTAGCGGGGAGCACTGGTGGCGGCGTAGACACTGAAAAAAAACTGAGCCGTGATTTGATGTTGGATTCTTATGATGATTTAGCATCACTTAAAAATACTTTACTGCAATATACCTTATCCCGTACTGCAGAGTACTTTAATAAGTACTCTATGGCGCTAATGGGAGCTGTATCGGTTGGGGTGTCAAATAACGAAGGTGAAACCGTAACGTTAACCCCTGACAACTATGCCGCATTAGGGGAGCCAAGAGCGGAAGCCTTAGTTAAATATCTATATCGTAGTGGCACCATTAATATACAAAAATACGACAAGAATAGAGGCGGTTACCCCCATTGGCACTCGGAACAATTTCCACAGCTCAATCATAATGAAGCCTTACACCGAGTGATGTTGTATATGTTTTACTTGAATGATGTCGAGGACGGCGGGGAGACTGAGTTTTATTATCAAGACAAGGTCGTTAAACCTAGAAAAGGCACCATGGTGATTGCACCAGCAGGTTTTACTCATTCCCATAGAGGCAACACGCCCAAGAGTAGCGACAAATATATCGCGACCTCTTGGATAATGTTTAATAGAGCGGAGCAGTTGTACGCACGTTAGATAGGGATCGATATTCTAAAACATGCGCCTTCTAATGCGGATGTCTCAATGCTGAGACGTCCGCCATAGCTAATGACGATCTCATTACATACGGCCAGCCCAATACCTTGGCCGGCTTTTTGGGTATCAGCGCGAACACCACGTTGAATAATATTTTGTCTAATACTCTCCTCTACGCCTGGGCCGTCATCTTCTACCAAAAGCTCAAACTCACCCGCATCATTGTAATAGGACGAGACCCTTACAGTGGTAATACATAGCTTAAATGCATTTTCCATTAAGTTGCCACACAGCTCCATTAAGTCGCCTTTGTCACCGGGGAAAACATGTTCTTGCTCGATAACAGCTTCAAACTGTACTTGTTTGTCGCGGTATACCTTAAATAACATTTGAGCTAGCTGGTCAACGAGTGGCAGTATTTGAGTTTGTTCCTGTTTCAAGCCTTTACGGCCTAACATTGCCCGCTTTAATTGGTATTTGACCAATTGATCCATCTGGCTTACTTGCTCCATTATTTTTTCGCTGGTTTCTTCTTTATTTAATCTGGCATCATCAGTAATTGCGTGTACGGCAGCTAAGCGTGTTTTTAAACTATGCGCTAAGTCGTTCATTGCATTTTGGTAACGCTGCTGTTGTGCACTTGATTGTACTAACAGTTGGTTGAGGGCTTGTGTTACACCTTCTAGCTCAACAGGATAGCCTTCTGAAAGGGTCTTAGATTTACCACTATTAACCGATTGAAGTTCATTTCGTAACTGCACTAATGGCCGCATTCCCCAGTATGCTGCACTAATGAGTAATACTAATGCCAATGCCAGCACAAATCCGAGTCGTATATAGGTGCGTCGACTGAACTTACTGTATTCCTCTTCTAACTTCTCGGCATCTTTTAGTACCAGCAAATTGTATTCACTGCCAGCGATATCCAGTGAGAGTAAATACACAAAGTAGCCGCGAGTATCGGCTAAGGAGAGGTAATAGGGGGGAGTGCTATTGCGGATCTCGTTAAAACGCTCGCAAGTATCGAATAACCCGCGATCAACAGCTAAAGAGGATGTCCAAACTTGGTTAAAGCTACTATCACAACTGGCAATAATATAACGTTGTGAAGCGTTATTTTCCGCAAGCCATTCATCACTCGTATCGGGTAGCAGGTCATGCTCTCTAAGCTCGGCGGCAACTTTTGGGATTTCAGCAATGAGCTGAGAGGTTTCTTCATTGTAACTATTTTGGGCGTGAAGGATATTAACCATCCACGCCAAACCAAAGCCCACGAGGGCGATGATTGATAGGGAGGTAAGAAACATCCGCGTCAGCAGACGTTTCTTGGGTATAAAGCTCAACTGCATGGCAGATTAAATTTATACCCTTGACCACGAATCGTCGCGATAGGGTTTTCAATTCCATCTTTAGTGAGTTTTTTGCGTAATCGACTTACCATGACCTCAATAGTATTTGGGTCGCCTTCTTTGTCACCATAGATAACATCGAGCAGGCGCTGTTTAGCAACAACTTCATGGCAGTGTCGCATTAAGTATTCAAGGATAAGGTATTCAAAGGCGGTGACTTCCATTGGCACTTCGTTGAGAGTGACTTGTTTGGCTGCCAAATCTATCTCAAGAGCGCCGCTGGTGATCTTGGGTTTTACAAAACCAGCACTGCGCCTGACCAAAGCATCAAGTCGAGCCACGAGCTCCTCTTTCTGGAACGGTTTAACCAGGTAGTCATCTGCACCGGCATTTAGACCTTCCACTTTATCTTGCCAGTTAACACGGGCAGTCAAAATTAAAATGGGAGCTTTAACTCCATTATCGCGCATACTTTGAATTAGGCTAATACCATCTTGGTCAGGTAAGCCCAGATCGACAATAGCGACATCAATTGGATAATTCGTCGCTTGGTAAAATCCCTCTTTCGCTGTTAATGCAACCTGAAGCTGGTTTCCTAGCTCAGTTAGCTGCACCTTAAGGTGGTGAGATAAAATAGGATCATCTTCAACAACCAATATTCTCATAGTCAAATATCCTTGAATGCGATAAAGATTAGTTTACGCAGATTTATACATACTGCCAACTAAGTGTTTCTAATTACGTAGGAGTTTACGCTTCGATTACTTAACCTTGGCTGAATTGCGTATAGGTCTGGGTTAACAAGGCGCTTAATTGGATGTTTTAACATCAGTTTGAACAGTGGTATCGCTTAATCGGTAATTATCTAGTGCTTTATAGTGTTTATTCTGGGTTTGTTGGCGGAATTTAGTTAAAATCTGGTAAATTTTTTGTCGGATAAAGTTCATTATGTTTGTAATCAAGCCACTTCTTAGCATGTTGGTACTGCTGTTCACACCGAGTCTTTTGGCGGCTACTTTTACTTTTACCGCGATTCCAGACGAGGATGAAAGCCAACTTCGAACGCGTTTCGATAAAGTCGCTGCTTACTTGGAAGAAAGGCTAGGTGTCGACGTTAAATATGTACCGGTTAAGTCATATTCGGCAGCGGTAACAGCATTTAGAAATAACCAAGTGCAACTTGCATGGTTTGGTGGCCTTTCGGGTGTACAAGCAAGGCGTTTAGTGCCAGGTTCTGACGCAATAGCACAAGGGTATGAAGATCAATTCTTTAAAAGCTATTTTATTGCCCACCATTCAACTGAGATTATTGCCAGTGATAACTTCCCTAACCTCAACGGTTACACCTTTACGTTTGGCTCAAAAGACTCTACATCTGGCCGCTTAATGCCACAGTTTTTTATCGAACGTAATTTAGGTAAACGGCCAGAAGATATATTTAAGCGTATTGGATTCTCAGGCGATCACAGTCGAACAATAGCGCAAGTTCAAGCGGGCGTTTACCAAGTTGGCGCAGTGAATTATAAAGTATGGGAGTCGGCTGTTGCGGCTGGTAAAGTTGACTTGAACAAAGTTGGCGTTATTTGGGCAAGCCCTACATATCCTGATTACCAATGGACGGTAAGAGCTGGTGTTGATGAGATTTTTGGTGAAGGTTTTAAGGCACAAGTGGAAGCAGTGTTGTTGGGTATGAATGATGCCGAACTGCTTAAGAGCTTTCCACGGAAATCATTTGTGGCAGCTGGTAATCAAGATTATCAACCGATAGAGAATGTGGCTAAAACTATAGGGTTGATCGATTAATCAATGCTAAATATCAGCGACTTATCTTTAAGCTTTGGTGATAAAAAAGCACTGGATTCAATTAGTTTTTCTATTGCTTCAGGCGAGAAAATAGCAGTTATTGGCAGTTCAGGTTCTGGCAAATCTACGCTGATCCGTCATATCTATGATCAGCTGCAAGGGAGCGCTGCCTATTGCTCCCAACAGCAGGGCTTAGTCGAGAGCTTAAGTGTATTTCATAATATCTATATGGGTGCTCTGGGCAGAAACTCTGCGGTATATAATCTTTTAAATCTAGCGTTTCCCTGTAAAAAGCCAGCTCTAGAAGTGACTGCAATTGCTAACTCACTAGAGCTCGACTGCCCAATATCTCAGGCTGTATCTCAGTTATCAGGTGGACAGCGTCAACGAACAGCCGTTGGTCGTGCGATATATCAAGATATGCCAATGTTTATTGGCGATGAGCCTTTTTCTGCTTTAGATCCAGTTATGGGTAAGCGGCTGATAAATTTAGTATTACAGCAGCACCAAACCGTCATAATGGTATTGCATGATATGGATATGGCATTGGAGCATTTTGATAGAGTCATTGGCTTGCGTGATGGGAAAAAATGCATAGATACAAAGGCATCAGCGTTAAGTGCCGAATTGTTGCAAGCGTTCTATGAAGACTCAATTCATTTTACTCCTGTCTCTATAGAGTCCGCAGAAATTGCCTGATCTTGTCAATATGAATTCAACTCCACGGCAGGCATTTTTTGGTTATTGGCAGAAAGTCACGCTGATTTTGCTTTGCGTCACGATGACATGCTTTTACTGGGCAGATACAGAAATTATTGCATTGGAACCGTGGAGCGAGTTGCAACGGATTGGTCTAGGATTTCTCTCTCCGAATTTTTTAGCGACAGAATATTTATTGGAAGCGGTGTGGCAAACCGTCAGCTTTGCTTTATTGGGGGTGGCTGCGGGATTGTTATTCGGTGCACCGGTGGCACTCTTTTATAATAGGCCTGCAGTTGCGGCAGCTTGTGCCTTTATTCGCTCTATTCACGAACTGTTTTGGGCACTACTGTTTCTGCAAGTGTTCGGTTTATCCCCTTTAACGGGTGTGCTTGCTATTGCCTTACCCTATGGCGCGACATTTGCTCGAGTCTTTAGTGATATTTTACAGCAAGCCCCGATCTACACCTTGCAAAATATACCGGCTAATACCGATAAAGTCAGTCGCTATATTTATGGCCGCTTTGCCCACGTGATGAATGAAATCAAAGCTTATGTGCGCTACCGTTTTGAGTGTGCCTTAAGAAGTAGTGCGATACTTGGCTTTGTAGGGATGCCTACACTCGGATTCTATTTAGAGTCGGCTTTTAGACAAGGGCATTATCATCAAGGCGCAGCGCTACTCATCTTGTTTATTATCATGATCGGAAGCATCCCTTTCTGGTGTCGATCAAAATTGTTACCTCTGTATTTTATTGCCGCGCTATGGTTGTTACCAGAGATAACAACCATTGATGGCTCACTTGTTTGGCGGTTTTTAAGTGACGATATTTTTCCGCCGATGTTTCAAAGCCATAGCATGGAGCTGTTACTCGATGACAGGTGGCGGTTATTTGCAAAATGGTTTTATGACATCGTCACAGAGCAAGCACTGCCAGGCATTTTGGCGACGGTATTGCTCGCCGTTGCGGCTTTAGGTTTTAGCTACCTGCTAGCGTTACTGATGACCACATTAAGTTTTAGGCCGTTAACGGGTACGATTATCGCTCGAATAAACAATTTTGTCTTACTGATTTTAAGATCGGTGCCTGAGTACATATTTGCCTATATCTTTATGCTGTTGTTGGGACCTTCGATGTTACCCGCAATCATAGCGTTAGCTATTCATAATGGTGCTCTAGTCGCCTATTTAACCGGTAGACAAAGCACTACAACCTCGTTTAGCTGCCATTTTAATGGCAAAATTGATGGCTATGCCTATGACATATTGCCGAGAATATACCCCAATATGATGGCGTTACTGTTTTATCGGTTTGAAGTTATTCTACGAGAAACGGCTATTTTGGGGATGTTAGGCGTTGCTACGTTAGGCTTTTATATCGATAGCAACTTTTCTGAGATACGTTTTAATGGCGCGCTAGTGCTGATAGGAGCGACTGCTTTACTTAATATATTAATCGATATAGCGAGTCGTAGGTTGCTAGTAAAAGGCTCGTTGTCACATAAGCCTTGTTAAATCACCGTATATTATCAATGTATATACGGTGAAATTGGATAGTGAGCGAATGTTAGCAAGTGCTCGAGATAGAGTTAGCTAAATAATCTACGTTGGCTTCTTTTATCAATAATGCCATTGCCACACCAGGCTGCAAATAACGTAAACATGACAACACTTGACATAATGATGCTCAAGCGATACCAAGGTGCTTCAGCAAGAATGCGTGTCTGTACATATTCAAACCCGCTCACACCCCAAACTAGAAAAGCAGATACGATAAGGGCTAACTGTAAAAGTCGAGTCATCCACGTTGATCGAATAAAGAGTAATGCTGGTGCTAAAGCATAGGCTATGCAGGCTTCATTTTGACCAAAACGAAGGAAATGTGCGCCGAGTAATAAATACGCAAGACTGATAAATAGAATACGCCACCACATAGAGTTTTACCTTATTGACCATAAATAGCGAACAAGGATACGGTAAAATCAAACCAGTATTCTATAGGTGGCTTCACAAATATAAGACTAATGCTCGTTGGCATCGATATCTATGGGCGGTTATGTGCGCCACGGCACAACTCCGCTTTTGTTGATGGCAGACATTTGTACGTTTTCCAGATCATTCAGCTGCTCTTTCTACCAGTTAATCAATGCTCTTTGAGATTATCTAGCGCTGCTTTAAGCTTTTGCTTATCCTCTTCACTGAGCTTTGCGTGATTAATTAAGCTAAGAATATGTTCTGCACTTGCTTCATCTTCATCAGCAAAGATAACAAAATCACCATATTCTTCACGCTCGCCAAAGCGCCTGACTTCAAGCTCGGTGATCTGTTCAGCAATAATCTCTATATCATCAGCAAGAGATTCGATATGAATTTCAAACTCACCTTCATTTTGTTCAAATAGCTTTTCAAGTTCGAGGGCTTTCGCCTCAAGCTCTCCAGATTTCATCTCGATTTTCATCACATGAGCTTCTATTTGCGCTTCTTTGCCATCAAGTTCTTTATACAGTTTCTCCAACTTAATTTTAATAGCCTTGTCATGCTTAGCATCAATCACAAACATATTGTTTTTCGGGTGCAGTTGCATACGCGACAGCATACGAGTCAGTAGCACTTGAGTCTCTTTGGGTAACTCGGTTAATTTAGCGCTAATCACACCCTTATCTTGCAATTCTTGGTCGGTAAATGCGAAGTCATGTTGCTTACCGTCAGTTTTAACGGTTATATGGGTAATGTCATTCTCATCGGTTTCTATTTGGGTGGTAAATTCTTTTTCCTTACTGTCGACGACTTCAATTTGCGTCGGTGCAGCAAATAAGCTGGTTGGTAATGCTAAACCGCAGGTTAATAGTGCGCATACTAATGTGTTATTTTTCATAATATCTTCTCTGTTGTCATCAGGCATTGATCTATTTTGAGCTAACGCAGCCACTGAGTAACACATTCGCTCATTCTCAGTAGGTATTGCGAGGATCGTGCCAACTCACAGAAGTACATTTATAGTGGGGTACTGGGTGGGAATAAACGGTTAACTCATTAAAGAACAACAAAGTAACCCTATTTGAGCATATGGTTTCCTCAAATGAGGATATTGTATGTAAACCTGCTAGGGTTAAATCATCTGTCGAGGTCAATACCGACCTTGCAGAGCAAGTTGCGTGACGGTAGCTGATGTTTGAAAGCTGGTATTAAACTTGTATAGCTAGTGAAACTAATAAAAAAATGCAATCTCAAGTATCTTGGGCTACATAAAAGAGTCGATTATGTCTATTAAACGTTATGTTTTTCTGTTGTTCGGAGCACTCATTCTTATGTTGGCTATAAGCCAGCTTTTTGTGGCTCAGTATTTTAAAACTCAACTTCAACAAGAGTTAGAGCAAAGTTCAAAATCATTGTCTAAAAGTTTAGTGAGTGTAGTTATCCAAAGGGCGTCCGATATCGAGAGTTGGGAGTTTGCGCTACCAGAAGAAAGCGAATTTCTGACAGATATCGAAGAGAATGAAGAGTTTGTATTAGAACTCGATGAAGACATTGCCGATCTAGAACAAGAGATAGATAACCTTGCCCAGTCGTTAGTAGAAATTAACGCGGATAAAGGCGCGTCAAAGCTGGAAGGTGATGACTACCAACAGCATCAAATGGCGTTACAAGAGAAAGTTCAAGCGCTACTAGAGAAAGAGCGCCGTCATATGGAAGGTGAGCGAGAGAATTTACAGCAACTCAAACAAAAGGCGGCTAAAGAGTATCAGTTGAGAGTGGAGGAGAGTCTTGAAAACTTTGAGATCCATACTGATGATTGGTTGAAGGCCGGTCGAGTTTTGATCGTAGATGGCGATGAAGAAGACGGTATGCTCATACGCGAAGAGCGAAGCATAGAGTTGCCGAGTCAAGGCGCGAATCACCTGCTTGAGCGCTTTAGCGAGTCAGTACTATTTGTGATATTGCTGACGAGTATCATGGCACTTATCCTCGCGTATTGGCTAAGCCATCATGTTACCGAGCCTTTAAGTGAATTAGCTCAGGGTCATCAAAAGTTGAGTGAGGGTAAATTTGGTACTCAGTTAAAAGAGCAAGGCGTTAAAGAGCTTAAACAGATCATGAATGGCTTTAACCGCATGAGCTTAGCATTGGAAAACTGGAATAAAAAAGAGCAACAGATGTCTCAGCAGCAACACCTTGCAGATCTCGGTCAAATTACCCGAGGTATCGCCCACAGCTTAAGAAACCCACTGCATACACTTGGATTGTTGTCAGAGCAAAGTATCTATACCGACTCCCAAAGCGAGCGTGAAGCGATAAACCAAAAGATGCAAAAGAAGATTGCTTTAATGGATAAGAGCATTCAATCGTTACTGACGCTTTCAAGTCATGAGGTATTAAGAGACAAGCAGGTGCCACTCAATGCCATTGTACAAGACATTCTGCTAGAGCTATCTATCTCTGGCCTTAAACCTGAAGTGATTTTTGATGCAAATAACCCAATAGCAGTTTACGGCGCAGAATCGGAGTTAAGAAGTATAGTGCATGCGGTACTGATCAATGCCGTTGAAGCTGGTGGTAAACAGATTCAGATAGAACTGAACCAATCTGAGAAGGAAACATCTGTAGTGATAACAGATTGGGGAAAAGGAATAGATTCAGCGATTAAAAGCCAAATGTTTAAACCGCATATCACGACAAAATCAGAAGGGTCAGGCATGGGGATTTACATCGCAAAACGCCTTATTGAGAGTCACTACAATGGCGACATCTACTATCAAGACAATCCGGAAGGGGGCACCATAGCAACCATTATCTTTGTCGAAGAACAGCCAGATCAAAAGGAAAATAATTGATGAGTCAGCAACCTTTACATATTCTAGTAGTAGAAGATGAGCCGGATCAGCGCTCGCTCATTTGCCAAATGATGACAGCAAACAACTACGTTGTTAGTGAAGCTGACAGTGTTGAACAGGCCATTGTATTGCTCAAAAAGAGTGTACCGGATCTGATATTTTCAGATTGGAAGCTTGGACAGTTAACGGGTATGGATCTGCTAACGTTTGTGAGACGCGAACATGCAGACTTAGGGTTTATTATCGCCACAGCCTACGGAACCATCACTCATGCTGTGGACGCTATGCAAGCTGGCGCAGATGATTACCTTTCCAAACCTTATCAACGTCAATCATTGTTCATGGCGATTGAGAAAGTGGCTAAGTCATTAAAGCTAAAACAACACAATAGACGCTTAGCATCGGAGCTTTCACAGCAACAGGAGTTGGTGGGCATAGTCGGTAAAGCGCCTTGCATGCAAAAGGTATATACGCGAGTGCAACGAGTTAGCGCTACAGATGCCACAGTGTTAATTGGGGGGGAAAGCGGTACAGGTAAAGAGCTTGCCGCAAGAGCCTTGTATCAACTATCGCAAAGACACCATAAACCTTTTGTCGCAATCAATTGCGGTGCTATACCGGAAAGTTTAGCGGAATCTGAGTTATTTGGAGCTGAGAGAGGGGCCTTTACGGGAGCCACAAGTCAAAAAATCGGTAAACTCGAAGCTGCCAATGGCGGCACTATCTTCTTAGATGAAATTGGTGATTTACCCTTGTTACAACAAACCAAATTACTTCGTTTTTTACAAGAAGGGGTTATCTCTCGGCTAGGACAAAATGGTGAGATCAAGCTTGATGTCAGAGTCATCGCGGCAACTCATAGGGACTTACGCACCGAAGTGGCCGAAGGGCGTTTTAGAGAAGATCTTTTCTACCGCTTAAATGTGGTTCCGATTGAGATGCCGCCACTGCGCGAGCGTAAAGAGGATATCGGTCGACTAATTGAACATTTCTTGAAAATTCATGGGGGTCAATACGGTCTTGAAGCCGCGAATTTAAGTGCAGTAACGGTAAAAGCCTTGTTAGATTATCCATGGCCAGGCAATGTCCGCGAGCTGTCAAATCGTATCGAACGTTTTGTATTACTCGGTGATGAAGATGAGTTAGTCGAAGAGCTAAGTCGTCAACCTCAACCCCTCAACACCAACCAGTTTTTGCTGCCTGAAACTGGCATAGAGTGGGAGATTTTTGAGAAAGACTGTTTAGAACAAGCGATGAGTAGACATCAAGGCAACCGTACAAAAGCCGCTAAGTTTTTAGGGCTGAGTTACAAAGCATTTTTATATCGATTAGATAAGCACCAACTAGTGTAGCAGGTGCTGCTAAAAGCTCATATGCTTTACTCTATGCAGTTGATTTATAGGGTGAAGATGTCATTTGTGGTAATCAATGCAAGCAACGAAGAGGGGAAATGTCAGTTGTGCTGGAGCAATAAAATACCTAGTTTAAAGGCGATTAACTTCCCGCTGAACCCTACACCTTCAGGTATGATGGCCATATACCCATTCATAACCATCTCCTGTTAGCTGCTTTCTTACATCGCCTGACAGCTATTTTATCCAGAGTGAGTCAGGCTATATTCTAAAAAATATAAGCTCTGCAGCCCTAGTCTTCTCTTATATCGATAGTTAACATCTTTTTAAATATTACCCAGTAATCGCAACATAACTGCGTTAATTTTGATCTCGCTCAAGTCAAACCTTTAAACATATAATTATTATGCACCTTAAGTTCTTGTGGTGCGGCATTTTGTCGCACCCCAATTATTGTCTATTTAAGGAGCTAATTGGTGCCAAAGTCATTTTCATACACCAATGTTTTCTTTGGTTTTTTATTAGGCATACTGCTTAATTTAAACTTCATTTCGCCTAGTTTTGCACTATTTGTCAGTCCTCCAAAGGAACCTGAACCTATCATCGAGGCTATTTTTCCCCAAGCGACTCATATATCAGATAAAAAAGGTGAGTTACCACTTTGGACCATCTTTAAGGATCAGCAGATCTTAGGTTATGCCTTCGAAACTAACGATATCGCGAGAATTCCTGCTTACTCGGGAGAGCCGATTAATATCTTGGTCGCCATCGATCCTCTCGGCCAATATTTAGCGGCTAAGGTGTTAGAGCATCATGAACCTATTATTCTGGCAGGGATCCCGGAAAGTAAGTTATGGAAATTTACCGAACAGTACACTGGACTGTCGGTGAGAGACCGACTCAAAGTTGGCGGTAATGAGAGTCAGGGGTATGTGGGTATCGATGGTTTATCGGGGGCTACAGTCACCGTGATGGTGATGAATGTCGCGATTACCAAAGCTGCTACCAAAGCCGCACAGTCTTTAGGGATCATCGACAAGCAATCTGCGGTCATCCAGCCCCCTTCAACCATCAAAGCCGATGTTTTCGAGCATGCTAGCTGGTTAACACTTACTGGCGATGGTTCTATTCGTCGGCTCTATCTCGAT
The Shewanella sp. KX20019 DNA segment above includes these coding regions:
- a CDS encoding ATP-binding protein, producing the protein MQLSFIPKKRLLTRMFLTSLSIIALVGFGLAWMVNILHAQNSYNEETSQLIAEIPKVAAELREHDLLPDTSDEWLAENNASQRYIIASCDSSFNQVWTSSLAVDRGLFDTCERFNEIRNSTPPYYLSLADTRGYFVYLLSLDIAGSEYNLLVLKDAEKLEEEYSKFSRRTYIRLGFVLALALVLLISAAYWGMRPLVQLRNELQSVNSGKSKTLSEGYPVELEGVTQALNQLLVQSSAQQQRYQNAMNDLAHSLKTRLAAVHAITDDARLNKEETSEKIMEQVSQMDQLVKYQLKRAMLGRKGLKQEQTQILPLVDQLAQMLFKVYRDKQVQFEAVIEQEHVFPGDKGDLMELCGNLMENAFKLCITTVRVSSYYNDAGEFELLVEDDGPGVEESIRQNIIQRGVRADTQKAGQGIGLAVCNEIVISYGGRLSIETSALEGACFRISIPI
- a CDS encoding HD-GYP domain-containing protein; protein product: MPNSCKVAVKQLQVGNFIRLPISWKDHPFLFSSFKIRQQAQIELIKNLGIEHVFVILDRSDTAVLTLEDARTKDQPIVDSNLDQLSEDLSQQKAESIEAHKSLRRQLQKTEQHFDRSIAMIRSLMGKLRNRPLNAVNDAKELIHNICEQLLTSDKLVLHLMTDAKNDDGIYFHSLNVSILSMLIAKELNWSRNEIELVGIGALFHDTGKLKVPSQILRKTSPLSSAEQNFVNQHPMMGVDLLKLADNFPSEALPIILKHHEYLDGTGTPKGLKEPQIDKLSQLVAAVNTYDNLCHSDRSRKARTPFSALGYLYKHYKTQLNPQIVGRMVKMLGIYPPGSIVELSSGQYGMVMSVNMSQLLLPRILVYDALVPKEQAPIVELAQEEITIVRCLPPAALPEKVFKYLNPRERVSYYFGTDS
- a CDS encoding response regulator, whose product is MRILVVEDDPILSHHLKVQLTELGNQLQVALTAKEGFYQATNYPIDVAIVDLGLPDQDGISLIQSMRDNGVKAPILILTARVNWQDKVEGLNAGADDYLVKPFQKEELVARLDALVRRSAGFVKPKITSGALEIDLAAKQVTLNEVPMEVTAFEYLILEYLMRHCHEVVAKQRLLDVIYGDKEGDPNTIEVMVSRLRKKLTKDGIENPIATIRGQGYKFNLPCS
- a CDS encoding putative selenate ABC transporter substrate-binding protein, giving the protein MFVIKPLLSMLVLLFTPSLLAATFTFTAIPDEDESQLRTRFDKVAAYLEERLGVDVKYVPVKSYSAAVTAFRNNQVQLAWFGGLSGVQARRLVPGSDAIAQGYEDQFFKSYFIAHHSTEIIASDNFPNLNGYTFTFGSKDSTSGRLMPQFFIERNLGKRPEDIFKRIGFSGDHSRTIAQVQAGVYQVGAVNYKVWESAVAAGKVDLNKVGVIWASPTYPDYQWTVRAGVDEIFGEGFKAQVEAVLLGMNDAELLKSFPRKSFVAAGNQDYQPIENVAKTIGLID
- a CDS encoding ATP-binding cassette domain-containing protein, coding for MLNISDLSLSFGDKKALDSISFSIASGEKIAVIGSSGSGKSTLIRHIYDQLQGSAAYCSQQQGLVESLSVFHNIYMGALGRNSAVYNLLNLAFPCKKPALEVTAIANSLELDCPISQAVSQLSGGQRQRTAVGRAIYQDMPMFIGDEPFSALDPVMGKRLINLVLQQHQTVIMVLHDMDMALEHFDRVIGLRDGKKCIDTKASALSAELLQAFYEDSIHFTPVSIESAEIA
- a CDS encoding 2OG-Fe(II) oxygenase, which encodes MDFIEIYPNALPDDLCDQLVHAFEQHPGVLAGSTGGGVDTEKKLSRDLMLDSYDDLASLKNTLLQYTLSRTAEYFNKYSMALMGAVSVGVSNNEGETVTLTPDNYAALGEPRAEALVKYLYRSGTINIQKYDKNRGGYPHWHSEQFPQLNHNEALHRVMLYMFYLNDVEDGGETEFYYQDKVVKPRKGTMVIAPAGFTHSHRGNTPKSSDKYIATSWIMFNRAEQLYAR
- a CDS encoding PhnE/PtxC family ABC transporter permease, whose product is MNSTPRQAFFGYWQKVTLILLCVTMTCFYWADTEIIALEPWSELQRIGLGFLSPNFLATEYLLEAVWQTVSFALLGVAAGLLFGAPVALFYNRPAVAAACAFIRSIHELFWALLFLQVFGLSPLTGVLAIALPYGATFARVFSDILQQAPIYTLQNIPANTDKVSRYIYGRFAHVMNEIKAYVRYRFECALRSSAILGFVGMPTLGFYLESAFRQGHYHQGAALLILFIIMIGSIPFWCRSKLLPLYFIAALWLLPEITTIDGSLVWRFLSDDIFPPMFQSHSMELLLDDRWRLFAKWFYDIVTEQALPGILATVLLAVAALGFSYLLALLMTTLSFRPLTGTIIARINNFVLLILRSVPEYIFAYIFMLLLGPSMLPAIIALAIHNGALVAYLTGRQSTTTSFSCHFNGKIDGYAYDILPRIYPNMMALLFYRFEVILRETAILGMLGVATLGFYIDSNFSEIRFNGALVLIGATALLNILIDIASRRLLVKGSLSHKPC
- a CDS encoding sensor histidine kinase — protein: MSIKRYVFLLFGALILMLAISQLFVAQYFKTQLQQELEQSSKSLSKSLVSVVIQRASDIESWEFALPEESEFLTDIEENEEFVLELDEDIADLEQEIDNLAQSLVEINADKGASKLEGDDYQQHQMALQEKVQALLEKERRHMEGERENLQQLKQKAAKEYQLRVEESLENFEIHTDDWLKAGRVLIVDGDEEDGMLIREERSIELPSQGANHLLERFSESVLFVILLTSIMALILAYWLSHHVTEPLSELAQGHQKLSEGKFGTQLKEQGVKELKQIMNGFNRMSLALENWNKKEQQMSQQQHLADLGQITRGIAHSLRNPLHTLGLLSEQSIYTDSQSEREAINQKMQKKIALMDKSIQSLLTLSSHEVLRDKQVPLNAIVQDILLELSISGLKPEVIFDANNPIAVYGAESELRSIVHAVLINAVEAGGKQIQIELNQSEKETSVVITDWGKGIDSAIKSQMFKPHITTKSEGSGMGIYIAKRLIESHYNGDIYYQDNPEGGTIATIIFVEEQPDQKENN